In the genome of Armatimonas rosea, the window ACAAGGCTCCCCTGAATCGCGATCTGTAGGGCATGACGGCGCGTTATGTCACAGCCCTTCGTCTCTACTTCATCGTTCATTTTCAACTCCTTAAACCAACTGAAAAAGCCCTGTGGAAGCCAACATTTACATGCTAGTCCCACAGGGCTTGAAGTCCTGTTGCCTCGGTATCGAGGCCCAGCTGCACTCCCTTAACCGGAGGGAGCCGCTTGATCTGAGGTTCCACCGTTCATCTGAAACGGCGGTTGTTATTTAATTTTGTCGAACTTAGTGCCTTTGCAGGTCACACAGGCTTTGGGAGCGTTGCCCTGCTGCGTTGCCCCACAGGTTTGGCAGACAGAGAAGGACTTGAGCCCAATATCCTTCTTCCCTGAGTTGAGGTTTGTCATTGCCGCAGAGTAGAGGGCTGCGTGCTGGCGCTCGGCAGCCAATGCAAAGCGGAAGGTACGCTGTGCCCCGACTTGCTTCTCCGACGTAGCCACGGTCAACATCGCAGGATACATCTGATCCTTCTCCTCTGTCTCCCCCCGCCAGGCATCTTTCAGGTTCGCCTGGGTCGAGCCAACCTTCCCAGAGAATGCGCCAGATTTAGGATTGGCCTCACCGAGAGTCGCCAAAACGCTGGCATGGTTGCTGGCATGGATCGCTTCCGCTTGAGAAGCAGCCTCAAACAGGCTCGCGACGCCCTTTTTTCCCTCTGCCCGTGCTTTTTGGGCGTACGCTTGATACTTAGAGCAGGCAGTCGTCTCGCCCACATAGGCTTTCTCAAGGTTGCCCTTTGTCTGAGCCAGCGGCTGTGCCTGTGAAAGCGCACCACTCTGGGTCGCCGCGAGCACTCCTATACACAAAGCGAGAGCGGCTGGAATCTGTCGGTTACGGTTTATTGTTTTCATGGCTCAAGCATAACGCCGCCTCTATGAGAAGACGATGAGAGCATAATTTGGGGCATTTCGGTTTGAGATTAGCCTCTCATCGTCCTCTCATAGAGGTCAGGATAGGTTAAGTCTAAACTCCTGGAGAGCTTCTGTCTTATGCCTACTACCCCCCATGTTGAAAAACACTTCACCTCCACCGAGGCCGTCCGTGATGTCGTTATCGGAATGTCCGATGGCCTGACGGTTCCCTTTGCCCTTGCCGCAGGCCTGACGGGAGCCATTGCTGCATCGTCCGTGATTGTTACCGCAGGGCTTGCGGAGGTGGCGGCGGGCTCCATCGCGATGGGACTCGGGGGCTATCTAGCTGCCCGTGGAGATGCGGAGCACTACCACAGTGAGCTGGCACGAGAGCACCAGGAGATTCGCGACGAGCCTGAGAAGGAGATGGCTGAGGTCTCTCACGTCTTGCAGGAGTACGGCATGGCTCCCGATGAGGCTGCTATTCTTGTGGAGCGCATTCGCCACCGCCCTGAGGACTGGGTGCGGTTCATGATGCGCTTTGAGCTGGGTCTTGAGGAGCCCAATCCGCACCGTGTCTATAAGAGTGCCTTCACCATTGGCATTTCCTACTTAGTAGGTGGTATGATCCCGCTCTTGCCCTATTTCTTCGTGGCTCAAGCCCAGGTTGGGCTACTCTGGTCCGCAGGAATCACCGCGATTGCCCTACTCGTCTTTGGTGGCGTCAAAGGAAAAGCCACGGGGACAAACGCAGCTCGGAGTGCCATTCAGACCCTACTTGTTGGTGGAGTTGCTGCGACCATCGCTTTTCTAGTCGCACGCGCTTTCTCCCATGGGGGCTAAGCCTATCGAGCCGTGGGAAGAACAGACTCGACGGGGATTACCACAATGAATCCTTCGTCGGGTCTGCCCGTGCCTCCGTGCGATTGAATTGCTTCGATAACGGGCGCGAGAAGCTCCACGGGGACGATAACCTCTAGTTTAGATTGCACCACCTGCTGATAGTGCCCACCGTCCAGATGAAACGTCCGTGTCTCCGATACGGTCACTGCGGGAATGCCGGGGATCTCATGCAGGGCGTCGAGCACCTTCGGAACCAGGAAGGGCTGGAGAATGGCTTTGATCTCTCGTTTCATAAAGTCTCTTTCTTGCCTTGCTCAAACCAGGCGTAGAGCGTCGGCAGTACCACGAGGGTGAGAAGTGTGGACGTGATCAGTCCGCCGATCACAACCGTCGCCAGTGGCTTCTGAACCTCCGCCCCAGAGCCCGTGGCGAGCGCCATCGGGATGAAACCGATGCTGGCAACCGAGGCAGTCATTAGAACCGGGCGGAGCCGGGCTAGTGCTCCTTGATGGACGGCTTCGGCGACCGAGCGGCCTTCTTGGCGGAGCTGATTGATGAAGGTAATCATCACCAGGCCATTGAGCACCGCGATCCCCGCGAGGGCGATAAAGCCAATCCCCGCCGAGATCGAGAAAGGCATCTGCCGTGCAAGGAGCGCAAGAATTCCCCCCGTGATGGCAAAGGGAATCCCCGTGAAGACCAGTGCTGCTTGCTTCAGGCTCCCCAGGGTCATGAAGAGCATCACAAAGACCGCCAGAAAGGTCAGGGGGACAACCACCATCAGGCGCGCACGCCCCGACTGAAGCTGCTCGTAGGTGCCGCCGAACTCCATCCGGTAGCCGGTCGGGAGGTGGATCTCCTTCTGGAGACGTTGCTGCACTTCCTCGGTGAAGCCCCCCAGGTCTCGGCCACGGACATTCGACATCACTACGACCCGGCGCTGGCCGTTCTCCCGGCTGATCTGAATGGGGCCATTGACATAGCCGATCTTTGCCAGAGAGCCAAGGGGCACTTGCGACCCGGCGGATGTAGGGACGAGGAGACGGCCTATCTTCTGAGTGTCATCGCGAAAGGGCTTCTCCAGGCGCACGTTCACCTCCACCCGCTGACTGCCATCTGTGATGCTGGTGACGGTCTTGCTGGCGAGGGCGGTCTCGATCACGGCGTTGATATCGCTTACCGAGACTCCCCACCGGGCGATAGCCGCGCGATCAAGCTCGATCTGGAGCTGTGGCATGCCCTCGGTGGCCTCGACCGAGACATCGGCGGCTCCACGGACTTTCTCGACAATGGTAGCCATCTTCGCGGCGACCTCTGCGAGGACTTTGTTGTCGGTGCCAAAGAGCTTGATGCCCAGCTCCGCACGTAGCCCCTGACCTTGCACCATCTCGTCCATGCGCATCTTCACCGGCTGGGTGTAGCTCGCCTCAAAGCCAGGCGACTTATCCGTGAGCTCGGAGAGTTTCCGCACCAGCTCCTCTTTGGTACGCGCACGCTTCCAGTGCGCCTTGGGCCAGAGCTCGATCAGCGTGTCGGTCTGGTGGATCAGCATGGGATCCGTGGCGACCTCGGGCCGCCCGATACGGGTCACGACTTTCTTGACCTCATCGGGGAAGCTTGTGCGTAGCGCCGTCTCTAGTCGCTGCGAGCGATCCACCACTTCCTCCAAGCTTGTCCCCGGGGCGTAGAAGCCCGAGATCGCCGCCGCGCCTTCATCAAGCTCAGGGATGAAGGTGCTTCCCAGCAAAGGAAAGAGCGCAAAGCAGCCCACTACAAAGCCCAGTGCCAGCCCTGCCGTGAGCATCCTCGCACGGACGGCCCCCTGGAGCAACTTGGCATAGAAGCGCTCGATGACTTCCAGAACTCGGTTGGGCTTTTCTTCCTTGACCTTGAGAAAGTACGCACAGAGTGCCGGAACCCAGGTCAGGGAGAGGAGGAGCGCACCGAGTAGGGCGAGAATCACCGTCAGCCCCATCGGGCGGAACATCTTGCCCTCGACCCCCTGAAGCGTCAGGATCGGCAGGTAGGTGGCGATAATGATGAAGATGCCAAAGAGCGACGGCTTTAGCACCTCCAGCGCCGCTTCGTAGAGAACGTGCTGGCGCTCGTCCTCCGTGAGGTCACGGTGTAGGTGATGGCGACGCTCCGCGAGCTGGCGCACGGTATTCTCCACAATAATCACGGCACCATCCACGATCAGGCCAAAGTCCAGAGCTCCCAAGCTCATCAGGTTGGCCGAGATTCCCCAGTGGCGCATTCCGATAATCGCAAAGAGCATCGCCAGTGGGATCACCGACGAGACAATCAGCCCGGCACGAAGCTGAAGTAGGAAGGCAAAGAGGACCACGATCACCAACAGGCCGCCTTCCGTCAGGTTCTTCGTGGCGGTCTCTAAAGTGCGATTGATGAGCACGTCCCGGTTGAGGAAACCGACTAGTTTTGAGCCTGCGGGGAGTGTTTTCTCGATCTGCTTGAGCTTTGCACCAACCCCCTGCATCACGATACGACCGTTCTCTCCGATGAGAAGCAAGGCGACACAGTAGCTCTGCTCCCCGATGCCATCTTCCGAGAACGCCCCCTGCCGAATCGCATCGCCTTCCTCGACGGTCGCCAGCATCCCGACCGTGATGGGGATACCGTCTTTGGCGGCAACTACGACGTGCTTGATATCTTCCGGTCCGGTGAGCATCCCAACACTGCGGATCATCGCCTGGGACGCCCCCTGTGCTAAGTAGGAACCGCTGGCGTTCTGGTTGTTCTTCTCCAGCGCCTCCGTGAGGTCGCGTAGGGTAAGACCGTAGGCGAGGAGCTTCTGTGGGTCGACTTTCACCTGCCACTGGCGCACGGTGCCTCCCCAAGGGTTCACCTCCGCAAGCCCCGGAACCGTGAGGAGCTGTGGCCGCACCACCCAGTCCATCAGAGCGCGACGCTCGCGGAGTGAGAGGTTTGGGTTCTCTAGTTTGATGTGGGAGAGCTCCCCCAGCCCGGTGGATACCGGCCCCATCTCCGCCGTTGCCCCAGGAGGTAGCTCCCCCTGGGCCACGGTCAGGCGCTCCGCGACAAGCTGGCGCGCAAAATAAAGATCGGTGTCGTCGTCGAAGACCACCGTCACCTGCGAGAGCCCGAACTGGCTGATCGAGCGTGTCTCCTTGAGCTTCGGGGTTCCGGCAAGCGCGACCTCAAGCGGGAAGGTCAGCTGCCGCTCGATCTCCTCGGGGCCAAGCCCGGTTGCGGTGGCATTGATGACAACCTGCTTTGTGGTGATGTCGGGCACGGCATCGATGGGGAGCTGGAGGGCATTGTAGCCCCCGATCCCTAGTAGCAAGAAGCCCAGCATCACTATAAAGAGCCGCTGCCGAATCGCAAAGCGCAAAATAGCCTCGATCACTTGAGCTTCTCCTTCAGGAGTCCCGCGTTGCGCACGACCACGCGCTCGCCGCCTTTAAGGCCCTCGCGAACCAGGGCTTGCCCACCGCGCCGCGCCGCCACCGAGACCGTGCGAGCAACGAAGATCTCTGGCTTCTCGGTCGCGACAAAGACTACACTCCTGCCGCCCACTTCCTGCACTGCATCCTCGGGGAGCGCGGTTCCCCGCATCCCACTCTGCGCAACCAAGCTCCCTGTGACAAACATGCCAGGCCGTAAGACACTCGCCCCACCTGATACCCGGCAGCGCACCTTCACCAAACGGGTTGCGGCATCGGCGCTCTCCCCCAGCGTGACCACCGTGGCGGAAAAGTTCTTGCCGGGTACTGCCTCCGAGCGCACCGTAAACCGTGCTCCAGGCCGGAGCTGTCCGAGCTGGGCAGGAGGAACGGAGAGCTGCACCCAAACCTCGGTGCCGTTGAAGATCGTGTAGAGCGGCTTGGTCATATCGACGGTCTCCCCAAGGCTCGCGTGGCGCTCAGTGATCCTTCCGCTAAGCGGCGCATGGATGGGGATGGAGTGCATATCGCCCGGCTGGCCGCCCAGCAGCTCGATATCATCCAGGGCAGACTCCACCTCAATCCGAGCTTGCTGGAGGGCATTCTGCGCCTCAACCAGCTCTTTGTCCCGGGTGTAGCCGCCCTTGACGACTTTCTCCTCGCGGGTGAGTGCATTCGCCGCGCGCTGGCGTTGCTCATCTATACTTCGGCGGTGCGCCTGAGCTGCCTCCCACTTCGCGGCTGCGCTTCGGGTGCGGGCGGCTCCCTGCTCGGCGCGTGCCTCGGCAGCAGCGACCTCGGACTGCGCTTGCTTACGCTCCGCCTGCGCCTGCTCTAGGTCCTGGCGTGCGATAAGCTCCTCCTTAAACAGTGCCTCGGAGCGGGCCGCACGTGCCTGCGTAGAACCTAAGCGTGTCTGAGCCTGCTCCAGAGCTGCCGCCAGAGACTTTTCCTCACTCTTTGCCTCTTCCAGCGCCGCTCGAGTGGTCTTGACCTCACCCTCGGTATCGGAGAGCTGTGCGCTGAGCTGCGACAGGCTCTGCTGGTAGTCCTCCAGATGATGGCGCTCGAACTCCCCTAAGCTCGCCAGCTTCGTGCGCCGTGCGAGGTTGTCTTTGGCAAGCGCCTCTTTCTTTAGGGCAAGCCGGTAGGCCACCTGGGCTCCGTGGAGGTCTTCACTCTCGACAACAGCGACCACATCGCCTGCAACCACTTGCTGGCCCAGCTCGGCGTTCATCGCAATCACCTTTGCCTTGACCCGCGAGTTGACGCTGGCGAGGCTACTCGGGTTAGCCTCAACGCTCCCGTTAAACGTCAGGCTCTCCGAGAGCATGGTCTCTTGAACCGCCTCCACCGTAAAGCGCGCGAGGGCAAGGCTCTCTAAGTCCAGCACGACTTGGCCAGGTGTCGCGGGCGCACTTGGGGCGGGGCCCGCCTCTGACTGCGCTGCAACTTTAGGAGCACAGCCGCTAGGAATGGTCAGTAGGGCGCTCAGGCAAGCAATCGAAACAAAAAGAGAGAGGTGGTTTTTCATGGTGTTTTCAGAGAATCCGCTGTGGGATGAATACGCTCCCACTCAGTGCGTGCTTGTGCATAGGCAAAGGCAGCGGCGAGGCGCTCTGCGAGCACGGCGCGGTAGGTGCGCTGGGCCTCAAGGACTGCAGTAATGCTGGTCTGGCCTGCTTGAAATCCCGTCTTGCTGGCCTGGAGGAGCCGCTCTGAGCGCTGGATGAGGTCGGCTTGGTAGCTCTGCAGAACCGCCTCAGCGCTCTCAAGCTGTGCTTTTGCTTGTGCACGCTCCTGTGCGAACTGGAGTGTCAGCGCACTCTGCCGCGCTTGTTGCGCCTCCGTTGCGGCAGCGACTTGACGAACGCGTGCACGCTTCGCTCCCCAGTCGAGGGGGAAGTTGACCTGCACTGCCGCACCTCGATCCGCAGGGCCTGAAGGGTGAAAGAGGTTCTGGGAGCGGAGCATCAGAGAGACATCGGGTTTGAGCTCCGTTCGGGCAAGCTTCTCCTCACTGACCAAGCGCTGAAGGTTGGCGGCCTCTAGTGCTAGCTCCGGGCGTGGACCGCCTTTCTCGGCAAGAGGCACAACCGTGAGTGGCAGAGGGCTCAGGGGTGGAAGGGCTTCCTCAGGCGACTTTCCCAGAAGCACTGCAAGCGCCGCCTGCGCGGATTTGCGCTTGCCGCTCGCCTGAATGACTTGCTGCTGTGCCCTAGAAACTTCGATCCGGGTCTGAGTGGCCTCGATTCCGGGACGTGCTCCTAGATCGACTTGTCTCGTTGTCACCCGGTCGAGCTCTTGCGTCAGCTGGAGAGCCTCTTGTGCGAGGACTTCCTGTGCCTGTGCGTAGGCAAGGGCATCGTAGGCCACCCGAACCGCATGGGCTAAGCTAAGGGTCTCTAGATCCGCCCCCGCAGCACTCACCGCAAGGCGCGAGACAGCAACGGCTGTGCGGGCACCGCGCGCCCCGTTGACCTCCAACGGCTGCGAAAAGAAAAGCTCCTCGGTGGTGCCATTGGCGCTCCCCAGCCAGGGTGCCACATAAAATGTCGGGGCGCTGAGTGCTCGTGCTGCCGTCACGCCTTCCTTAGCGGCGGCAATCTCTTGGCGTGCCGACTGCATCTTGGGGTGCGATTTGAGCGCCATTTGAATGGCAGCATCTCGTGTCAGAACGGGAGTCTCTTGTGGTATGGCTACCTGTGTCAGAAGTAAAAAGACAAGCGCTTCTTGCATTGGGGGCATCCTAACCCGGCAACTATGAGAGGAAGATGAGAGGCTCTCACGATCCTCTCATAGAATGGGGGTACCCTG includes:
- a CDS encoding ferritin family protein, whose protein sequence is MLAATQSGALSQAQPLAQTKGNLEKAYVGETTACSKYQAYAQKARAEGKKGVASLFEAASQAEAIHASNHASVLATLGEANPKSGAFSGKVGSTQANLKDAWRGETEEKDQMYPAMLTVATSEKQVGAQRTFRFALAAERQHAALYSAAMTNLNSGKKDIGLKSFSVCQTCGATQQGNAPKACVTCKGTKFDKIK
- a CDS encoding VIT1/CCC1 transporter family protein encodes the protein MPTTPHVEKHFTSTEAVRDVVIGMSDGLTVPFALAAGLTGAIAASSVIVTAGLAEVAAGSIAMGLGGYLAARGDAEHYHSELAREHQEIRDEPEKEMAEVSHVLQEYGMAPDEAAILVERIRHRPEDWVRFMMRFELGLEEPNPHRVYKSAFTIGISYLVGGMIPLLPYFFVAQAQVGLLWSAGITAIALLVFGGVKGKATGTNAARSAIQTLLVGGVAATIAFLVARAFSHGG
- a CDS encoding P-II family nitrogen regulator; translated protein: MKREIKAILQPFLVPKVLDALHEIPGIPAVTVSETRTFHLDGGHYQQVVQSKLEVIVPVELLAPVIEAIQSHGGTGRPDEGFIVVIPVESVLPTAR
- a CDS encoding CusA/CzcA family heavy metal efflux RND transporter; this translates as MIEAILRFAIRQRLFIVMLGFLLLGIGGYNALQLPIDAVPDITTKQVVINATATGLGPEEIERQLTFPLEVALAGTPKLKETRSISQFGLSQVTVVFDDDTDLYFARQLVAERLTVAQGELPPGATAEMGPVSTGLGELSHIKLENPNLSLRERRALMDWVVRPQLLTVPGLAEVNPWGGTVRQWQVKVDPQKLLAYGLTLRDLTEALEKNNQNASGSYLAQGASQAMIRSVGMLTGPEDIKHVVVAAKDGIPITVGMLATVEEGDAIRQGAFSEDGIGEQSYCVALLLIGENGRIVMQGVGAKLKQIEKTLPAGSKLVGFLNRDVLINRTLETATKNLTEGGLLVIVVLFAFLLQLRAGLIVSSVIPLAMLFAIIGMRHWGISANLMSLGALDFGLIVDGAVIIVENTVRQLAERRHHLHRDLTEDERQHVLYEAALEVLKPSLFGIFIIIATYLPILTLQGVEGKMFRPMGLTVILALLGALLLSLTWVPALCAYFLKVKEEKPNRVLEVIERFYAKLLQGAVRARMLTAGLALGFVVGCFALFPLLGSTFIPELDEGAAAISGFYAPGTSLEEVVDRSQRLETALRTSFPDEVKKVVTRIGRPEVATDPMLIHQTDTLIELWPKAHWKRARTKEELVRKLSELTDKSPGFEASYTQPVKMRMDEMVQGQGLRAELGIKLFGTDNKVLAEVAAKMATIVEKVRGAADVSVEATEGMPQLQIELDRAAIARWGVSVSDINAVIETALASKTVTSITDGSQRVEVNVRLEKPFRDDTQKIGRLLVPTSAGSQVPLGSLAKIGYVNGPIQISRENGQRRVVVMSNVRGRDLGGFTEEVQQRLQKEIHLPTGYRMEFGGTYEQLQSGRARLMVVVPLTFLAVFVMLFMTLGSLKQAALVFTGIPFAITGGILALLARQMPFSISAGIGFIALAGIAVLNGLVMITFINQLRQEGRSVAEAVHQGALARLRPVLMTASVASIGFIPMALATGSGAEVQKPLATVVIGGLITSTLLTLVVLPTLYAWFEQGKKETL
- a CDS encoding efflux RND transporter periplasmic adaptor subunit, with protein sequence MKNHLSLFVSIACLSALLTIPSGCAPKVAAQSEAGPAPSAPATPGQVVLDLESLALARFTVEAVQETMLSESLTFNGSVEANPSSLASVNSRVKAKVIAMNAELGQQVVAGDVVAVVESEDLHGAQVAYRLALKKEALAKDNLARRTKLASLGEFERHHLEDYQQSLSQLSAQLSDTEGEVKTTRAALEEAKSEEKSLAAALEQAQTRLGSTQARAARSEALFKEELIARQDLEQAQAERKQAQSEVAAAEARAEQGAARTRSAAAKWEAAQAHRRSIDEQRQRAANALTREEKVVKGGYTRDKELVEAQNALQQARIEVESALDDIELLGGQPGDMHSIPIHAPLSGRITERHASLGETVDMTKPLYTIFNGTEVWVQLSVPPAQLGQLRPGARFTVRSEAVPGKNFSATVVTLGESADAATRLVKVRCRVSGGASVLRPGMFVTGSLVAQSGMRGTALPEDAVQEVGGRSVVFVATEKPEIFVARTVSVAARRGGQALVREGLKGGERVVVRNAGLLKEKLK
- a CDS encoding TolC family protein, with the translated sequence MPPMQEALVFLLLTQVAIPQETPVLTRDAAIQMALKSHPKMQSARQEIAAAKEGVTAARALSAPTFYVAPWLGSANGTTEELFFSQPLEVNGARGARTAVAVSRLAVSAAGADLETLSLAHAVRVAYDALAYAQAQEVLAQEALQLTQELDRVTTRQVDLGARPGIEATQTRIEVSRAQQQVIQASGKRKSAQAALAVLLGKSPEEALPPLSPLPLTVVPLAEKGGPRPELALEAANLQRLVSEEKLARTELKPDVSLMLRSQNLFHPSGPADRGAAVQVNFPLDWGAKRARVRQVAAATEAQQARQSALTLQFAQERAQAKAQLESAEAVLQSYQADLIQRSERLLQASKTGFQAGQTSITAVLEAQRTYRAVLAERLAAAFAYAQARTEWERIHPTADSLKTP